The Ensifer adhaerens genome contains a region encoding:
- a CDS encoding ABC transporter permease — protein MTVEIETTFPLAAEPKHEQHNESYSALVWRRLKRSWTGMLGLVLVGLLIFMAIFADFLSPVDPKATGVAFAPPQAISFSDKDGNFVFTPRSYPLTEGTELDPITFQPIIGPDYDNPQILGFFVKGAPYRLFGLIPAERHFFGAVDGSAVHLLGTDKFGRDVLSRIFVGSRISLMIALVVVSIVTVVGTTVGMASGYFGGRFDVWTQRFVELVLAFPQLPLYLALTSLIPVTAPTNVFLAFVIIVMSALGWAQMSREVRGKTLALARIDYVRAAIAVGASDRRIILQHILPNVMSHVIVAVTLSIPQVVLLESFLGFLGFAVKPPLISWGLMLQDTSTYSVIGSYPWILSPVAFVLVTVFAFNALGDGLRDAIDPY, from the coding sequence ATGACCGTCGAGATTGAGACCACCTTTCCGCTCGCCGCCGAGCCGAAACATGAACAGCACAACGAAAGCTATTCCGCGCTCGTCTGGCGCCGGCTGAAGCGCTCCTGGACCGGCATGCTCGGCCTCGTTCTCGTTGGCCTGCTGATCTTCATGGCTATCTTTGCCGACTTCCTGTCGCCGGTCGATCCGAAGGCGACAGGTGTGGCCTTCGCGCCGCCGCAGGCGATCAGCTTTAGCGACAAAGACGGCAATTTCGTCTTTACGCCGCGCAGCTATCCGCTGACCGAGGGCACGGAACTGGACCCGATCACCTTCCAGCCGATCATCGGCCCCGACTACGACAACCCGCAGATCCTCGGCTTCTTCGTCAAGGGTGCGCCTTACCGTCTCTTTGGCCTGATCCCGGCCGAGCGTCACTTCTTCGGCGCGGTCGACGGCTCGGCGGTGCATCTGCTCGGAACCGACAAGTTCGGTCGCGACGTACTCTCGCGTATCTTCGTCGGATCGCGCATCTCGCTGATGATTGCGCTCGTCGTCGTTTCGATCGTCACCGTCGTCGGCACCACTGTCGGCATGGCGTCTGGCTATTTCGGAGGCCGTTTCGATGTCTGGACCCAGCGCTTTGTCGAACTGGTGCTCGCCTTTCCGCAACTGCCGCTCTATCTGGCGCTGACCTCGCTGATCCCGGTGACGGCGCCGACCAACGTCTTCCTCGCCTTCGTCATCATCGTCATGTCGGCGCTCGGCTGGGCGCAGATGTCGCGGGAGGTGCGCGGCAAGACGCTGGCGCTCGCCCGCATCGACTATGTGCGGGCGGCAATCGCTGTCGGGGCCAGCGACCGGCGCATCATCTTACAGCACATCCTGCCGAACGTGATGAGCCACGTGATCGTTGCCGTGACGCTGTCGATCCCCCAGGTGGTGCTGCTTGAATCCTTCCTCGGGTTCTTAGGGTTTGCGGTCAAGCCGCCGCTGATCTCCTGGGGGCTGATGCTGCAGGACACCTCCACCTATTCGGTCATCGGATCCTATCCCTGGATCCTCTCGCCGGTCGCCTTCGTGCTTGTCACGGTCTTCGCCTTCAA